One Pseudoalteromonas espejiana DSM 9414 DNA window includes the following coding sequences:
- a CDS encoding DUF2798 domain-containing protein: MSTPQSANPEMVEPKKTPVIYKILVMVSIITIVGGSLTGIMTYVNVGVTEQFYADWFTSFISAVLVMAPIGFIMMTLMHKLVNKLLPTSSELKRNLVISVFMALIMESVMAFVTAINNIGYADMRLFLNGWAEGLLAALPIGLTIMLIMSVTVKPKLERFLKS; encoded by the coding sequence ATGAGTACACCGCAATCAGCAAATCCAGAAATGGTTGAGCCTAAAAAAACACCTGTAATTTATAAAATACTAGTTATGGTAAGTATTATTACAATTGTTGGCGGTTCTCTAACTGGCATTATGACTTATGTGAATGTAGGGGTTACAGAGCAGTTTTATGCAGATTGGTTTACCTCGTTTATAAGTGCAGTGCTGGTAATGGCGCCTATTGGTTTTATAATGATGACCTTAATGCATAAGCTAGTTAATAAGTTATTGCCTACTAGTAGCGAGCTAAAACGTAATTTAGTGATTAGTGTTTTTATGGCGCTGATCATGGAGTCGGTAATGGCATTTGTTACTGCTATTAACAATATTGGTTATGCAGATATGCGTTTATTTTTAAATGGTTGGGCTGAAGGGCTACTTGCTGCTCTGCCCATAGGCCTTACTATAATGTTAATAATGTCGGTTACTGTAAAGCCTAAATTAGAGCGCTTTTTAAAAAGCTAA
- a CDS encoding murein transglycosylase domain-containing protein, whose product MHSKVKILLNVSALACFTLSLNNLAQTSDEADFEAFLKKRQSEFSQYEQQQKQEFEAFVSAWHDAQNAYLKQVTQKWQDPNLPSSKVWVKYSDDLNKRTSVNFESGEVVVELLNSQNDEQAVKYAKDQLNELSQVTVDKTLANDPVYIAANNTINSKIFTSTGKPVNRKIEKNKPSAATQPKKIAEQTVLSTEIVKEVLTAKAPVITKQKGRVKISYQLPANTLSNQAKRYLPDVQQQAKRYNLDPALLLAIIHTESSFNPLARSPIPAFGLMQIVPTSAGKDVSNFLQGKPLLLSPEYLFQADNNVEAGSTYVHILSNRYFKNVRNEQSRIYMSIAAYNTGPGNVAKTLSGSKSLNQASIAANSMSAEKIYTLMVNNLPAQETRNYLQKVVKRTAYYQKQLKGI is encoded by the coding sequence ATGCACTCAAAAGTTAAAATACTACTAAATGTTAGCGCCTTAGCTTGTTTCACACTGAGCTTAAATAACTTAGCGCAAACAAGTGACGAGGCCGACTTTGAGGCTTTTTTAAAAAAGCGCCAAAGTGAGTTTAGTCAGTATGAACAACAACAAAAGCAAGAATTTGAAGCGTTTGTAAGTGCTTGGCATGATGCGCAAAACGCATATTTAAAACAAGTAACCCAAAAGTGGCAAGACCCAAATCTGCCAAGCTCAAAAGTGTGGGTAAAATACAGTGATGATTTAAATAAACGCACCAGTGTAAATTTTGAAAGTGGTGAAGTCGTAGTTGAGTTATTAAATAGCCAAAACGACGAGCAAGCTGTTAAATATGCAAAAGATCAATTAAATGAGCTTTCGCAAGTAACAGTAGATAAAACACTTGCAAATGATCCGGTTTATATTGCGGCTAATAATACCATTAATAGCAAAATTTTCACTTCGACGGGTAAGCCTGTAAATAGAAAAATTGAGAAAAATAAGCCATCAGCAGCGACTCAACCTAAAAAAATAGCCGAGCAAACTGTACTCTCTACAGAGATTGTAAAAGAGGTGCTGACTGCCAAGGCGCCTGTTATAACTAAGCAAAAAGGCAGAGTAAAAATTAGCTACCAATTGCCTGCTAATACACTTTCCAATCAAGCCAAACGTTATTTACCTGATGTGCAGCAACAAGCTAAACGTTATAACTTAGATCCCGCATTATTATTGGCAATTATACATACAGAATCAAGCTTTAACCCGCTTGCACGTTCGCCAATTCCTGCTTTTGGTTTAATGCAAATAGTGCCTACTTCAGCGGGTAAAGATGTGAGCAACTTTTTGCAAGGTAAACCGCTATTACTTAGCCCTGAGTATTTATTTCAGGCAGATAATAACGTAGAGGCAGGGAGTACTTATGTGCATATTTTAAGTAATCGTTACTTTAAAAATGTACGTAACGAGCAATCAAGAATCTACATGAGTATTGCAGCTTATAATACTGGCCCAGGTAACGTAGCCAAAACGTTAAGTGGTTCTAAATCACTTAATCAGGCAAGTATTGCTGCTAATTCAATGTCTGCAGAGAAAATTTATACCTTAATGGTTAACAACTTACCTGCGCAAGAAACCCGAAATTATTTACAAAAAGTGGTTAAACGCACCGCTTATTATCAAAAGCAATTGAAAGGAATTTAA
- a CDS encoding DUF4282 domain-containing protein, which produces MKDIFFFDSMLTPKIITFVYWLILIGTLISGVTTMFAQYGGGFISGLAIIVGGAIGARIWCELLIVLFKIHENLQKIANKSE; this is translated from the coding sequence ATGAAAGATATATTCTTTTTTGATTCAATGTTAACCCCAAAAATAATTACATTCGTATACTGGTTAATTTTAATAGGTACTTTGATCTCAGGTGTTACAACTATGTTTGCTCAATATGGTGGTGGTTTCATTAGTGGTTTGGCCATAATTGTTGGTGGGGCAATTGGTGCACGTATATGGTGTGAGCTATTAATTGTATTATTTAAAATTCATGAAAATCTTCAAAAAATAGCTAATAAATCAGAATAA
- the uvrA gene encoding excinuclease ABC subunit UvrA, producing MATTPKKSHEVSNAQLALLNPEHSIQVRGARVHNLKDVDVDLPRNSLVVFTGISGSGKSSLAFGTLFAESQHRYLDSVSPYARRLIDQVDEPDVDSIEGLPPAVALQQQRGAPSVRSSVGSVTTISNALRMLYSRAGEYPKGQGILYADAFSPNTPQGACPECHGIGRVFNVTEELLVPDPTKSIKERAIAAWPPAWQGKNLSRILTSLGYDINKPWNTLPKKTRDWILFTDETPTVPVFSEYTLEQTQAAIKNEESPSYMGTFTSAKRFVLQSFASTQSPRTKKRVSQYMQISQCPQCEGKKLKKESLSVKVAGLDIGEISQLTLNELADKLRFAASNPAKSNAANPEKAIVAKRIAGDILKRVEALTKLGLGYLSLERTTPSLSPGELQRLRLATQIRSKLFGVVYVLDEPSAGLHPADTQALLAALDELIAAGNSVFVVEHDVSVIRHADWVVDVGPNAGSRGGNIVYSGPIEGLKQISSSHTSQYLFNNNESQQAQIQNKQRQAKAWLTLKNVKRNNLQKLNVEFPLGVITSVTGVSGSGKSSLVSQALVDLVYDALGQKSQPHIPTDEAELLEQELDITTGGQITHGIEHIKRLITVDQRAIGRTPRSNLATYTGLFDHVRKLFANTKEAKARKYDAGRFSFNIKKGRCENCEGVGFVSVELLFLPSVYSPCPVCNAKRYNQKTLDITYKDKTIADVLNLTVESAHTFFADEPAILRALNALLQVGLGYLRLGQPATELSGGEAQRIKLATELQRTQRGDTLYILDEPTTGLHPKDVAMLMAQLNGLVDAGNTVIMVEHDMQVASNSDWVIDIGPGAGDEGGVIVAQGKPEEVAQSTKSRTAPFLNSAI from the coding sequence ATGGCAACCACACCTAAAAAGTCACATGAGGTTAGTAATGCACAATTGGCTTTATTAAACCCAGAGCACAGCATTCAAGTAAGAGGCGCGCGTGTTCATAACTTAAAAGATGTGGATGTAGATCTTCCCCGTAATTCACTTGTTGTTTTTACCGGTATATCGGGATCGGGTAAATCATCGCTCGCCTTTGGAACATTATTTGCCGAATCGCAGCATCGTTATCTTGATTCGGTATCCCCGTATGCACGCAGATTAATCGATCAGGTAGACGAGCCTGATGTAGATTCAATTGAAGGGCTGCCACCAGCGGTAGCGTTACAGCAACAGCGTGGTGCTCCCTCGGTACGCTCATCGGTGGGCAGTGTAACCACTATTTCTAACGCGCTGCGAATGCTTTACTCACGCGCAGGCGAATACCCCAAAGGGCAAGGTATACTGTACGCCGATGCGTTTTCGCCCAATACGCCACAAGGCGCCTGCCCAGAGTGCCACGGTATTGGCCGCGTATTTAACGTAACCGAAGAGCTGCTAGTGCCCGACCCCACTAAATCAATTAAAGAGCGCGCTATTGCAGCTTGGCCGCCGGCTTGGCAAGGTAAAAACCTAAGCCGTATTCTTACCTCGCTAGGCTACGATATTAATAAACCGTGGAATACCTTGCCTAAAAAAACCCGAGATTGGATTTTATTTACCGACGAAACACCCACAGTGCCAGTGTTTTCTGAGTATACGCTTGAGCAAACACAAGCCGCTATTAAAAATGAAGAAAGCCCCAGTTACATGGGTACATTTACAAGTGCTAAACGCTTTGTTTTACAATCGTTTGCGAGCACTCAAAGCCCACGCACTAAAAAGCGCGTATCACAGTATATGCAAATATCACAATGCCCGCAGTGCGAAGGTAAAAAGCTTAAAAAAGAGTCGTTATCGGTTAAAGTAGCGGGCCTTGATATAGGCGAAATTTCGCAATTAACACTCAATGAGCTAGCAGATAAGTTAAGGTTTGCCGCTAGTAACCCCGCTAAAAGTAACGCTGCAAATCCCGAAAAAGCCATAGTTGCAAAGCGTATAGCAGGCGACATTCTTAAACGCGTTGAAGCACTCACCAAACTTGGTTTAGGGTATTTATCGCTTGAGCGCACCACCCCATCGTTATCGCCTGGTGAATTACAACGCTTGAGGCTTGCAACGCAAATTCGCTCAAAATTATTTGGCGTTGTGTATGTGTTAGATGAACCTTCTGCAGGTTTACACCCTGCCGATACCCAAGCCTTATTAGCCGCATTAGATGAACTAATAGCCGCTGGTAACTCAGTGTTTGTGGTTGAGCACGACGTAAGTGTTATTCGCCATGCCGATTGGGTGGTTGATGTAGGGCCAAATGCGGGCTCCCGTGGCGGTAATATAGTTTATAGCGGCCCCATTGAGGGCTTAAAGCAAATTAGTAGCTCACACACGAGCCAGTATTTATTTAACAATAACGAATCTCAGCAAGCTCAAATACAAAACAAACAACGCCAAGCAAAAGCATGGCTTACGCTTAAAAATGTTAAGCGTAATAACTTACAAAAACTTAATGTAGAATTTCCGCTTGGGGTTATTACAAGTGTTACAGGGGTATCTGGCTCAGGTAAATCAAGCTTAGTAAGCCAAGCACTTGTTGACTTGGTTTACGACGCACTGGGGCAAAAATCGCAGCCACACATACCTACCGATGAAGCCGAGCTACTCGAGCAAGAGCTCGATATAACAACCGGCGGGCAAATAACTCACGGCATTGAGCACATAAAGCGCTTAATAACGGTTGATCAAAGAGCCATTGGCCGCACACCTCGCTCAAACCTTGCAACTTACACTGGTTTGTTCGATCACGTACGTAAACTGTTTGCCAATACCAAAGAGGCAAAAGCGCGTAAGTACGATGCCGGTCGTTTTTCGTTTAATATTAAAAAAGGTCGCTGTGAAAATTGCGAAGGCGTAGGCTTTGTAAGCGTGGAGCTGTTATTTTTACCTAGCGTGTATTCGCCTTGCCCTGTGTGTAACGCCAAGCGCTACAACCAAAAAACACTCGACATTACCTATAAAGATAAAACCATTGCCGATGTACTTAATTTAACCGTTGAGTCTGCGCATACATTTTTTGCCGATGAACCCGCTATTTTACGTGCGTTAAATGCGCTCTTACAAGTGGGCCTTGGCTATTTACGTTTAGGCCAACCTGCTACTGAGCTTTCGGGCGGTGAAGCCCAGCGTATTAAACTTGCCACTGAACTACAACGTACACAGCGCGGCGATACGCTTTATATTTTAGATGAACCAACCACAGGCCTGCATCCTAAAGATGTAGCCATGCTAATGGCGCAGTTAAATGGCTTAGTTGATGCTGGCAACACCGTCATTATGGTTGAGCACGATATGCAAGTTGCCAGTAACAGTGATTGGGTTATTGATATTGGCCCAGGAGCCGGCGACGAAGGCGGGGTAATAGTTGCACAAGGTAAACCTGAAGAGGTTGCGCAATCTACAAAAAGCCGTACTGCACCGTTTTTGAATAGCGCAATTTAG